Genomic segment of Solidesulfovibrio fructosivorans JJ]:
TGCCGGACCACGCCGCGAGGCGGTAGCGGAGTGAGTGGGGAGGAGGAGGCGGGAGGAGAACCGGGGGAGGGAACCCTTTTTTTCAAAAAAGGGTTCCCTCCCCCGGACCCCCACCCTCCCCAAAAACTTTCATAGTTTTTTTAATCGCAAGATATTACTTGTTTTTCAAGACGATCTAGGCGTCCATTCTTCCTTCCGCCCGTCTCGAGCCGCCTGGGAGCGCTCGTTGTTCATGGATAAAAAAGAGGCGCTGACCCGAGTGCTGTATCTTTTGCATCCATATTACATTCCTTTTCAGTATAGTTTTTAAACGTGAGAAGACCCTGGTGATGGACGTTTCTTTTCCCCTTGCCGTGATTGCCCAAGGCAACAGAATTGTCATGTTCGCGCAAGGCCAAGAATATCAGTATGTTAAAGACGTGACAATTCAGGCCCGAATGGATTTCAGACCAAATTAGTTCCACAATGGCACGGGGGCTGCACACAGGGAAACAAATTTCATTGGAGGCATTTCCCATGCGCAAAAGTATTCGTATCCCCGCCGCGCTGGCCCTGACCCTGGCCCTGACCGTTCCGGCCCTGGCCCAGACCATCCACCAGCACAACACCCCGGCGGCCACGACCGCCAAAACCGACACGACCAAGACCGACGCCACGGCCGCCAAGACCGTGGACCCCAACAAGGTCTACCTGCTCCGCCAGGACTACATAGCCAAGACCGCCGAACTGCGCGGCAAGCTCGTCGCCCGTCAGGCCGAGCTGGAAACCCTGCTCGCCACCAAGCCCGACGACACCACCGCCGTCACCAAGCTCACCACCGAAATAAGCGCCCTGCGCGGCAAGCTGTTCGAACAGGACACCCTCTTCCGCATCCGCTACGCCAAGGAAACCGGCACCCCCATCCGCATGACCCGCCACATGGGCCGGATGGAAGGCATGATGATGGACGGCATGATGGGCGGTAAGATGATGATGGGCCCCAAGAGCGATGCCGACTGCAAGATGATGGGTAAGGACAAGGGAATGATGATGATGGGCAAGGGCATGATGATGGGTATGCAGCATGACATGCAGGCCATGAACCACGGCGCGACCGGGGCCATGCCCGCTATGAACGGCACTATGCCCGGCCATACCATGCCCATGCCCGCCGCCAACGCCCAGAACACTCCGGCCGCGGCCGCGCCTGCCGCTCCCAGCGCTCCCGCCGCCCCGACCAACACAGCCCCGACCAACCAATAACCACGCCCCGCGACGCTAACCACGCAGACTCACGGAGAAGTCCCAATGCGCACCGCCATAGCCGCCTTCGCCCTCATCGCCGCCCTGGCCGCCGTCCCCGCCGCCTACGCCGCATCCCAGCCGACCCAAGACACCACCGCCGCCGCCGAAAAGATGTTCACCACCATGGACACCAACAAGGACGGCGTCCTGACCAAGGAAGAATTCGCCGCCCACCACATGGCCGACGACTTCGCCAAAGCCGACAAGAACGGCGACGGCAAGGTCACCCGCGAGGAATACCTCGGCCACGCCTCCGGCATGCAGATGCAGTAAGAAAGGGCAAAGAAGATGCGAGAGGGGAAACCCTTTAAAAA
This window contains:
- a CDS encoding EF-hand domain-containing protein, which translates into the protein MRTAIAAFALIAALAAVPAAYAASQPTQDTTAAAEKMFTTMDTNKDGVLTKEEFAAHHMADDFAKADKNGDGKVTREEYLGHASGMQMQ